The Paenibacillus sp. RUD330 genome has a segment encoding these proteins:
- the sspI gene encoding small acid-soluble spore protein SspI, translated as MNEFDLRQAIAQIVKDKSENELGDIIRESIDGDEKALPGLGVLFEMIWKDSGGQEQQQLIGKLYGHLHSS; from the coding sequence ATGAATGAGTTCGACCTTCGCCAAGCCATCGCCCAGATCGTCAAGGACAAATCGGAGAATGAGCTTGGCGATATCATCCGTGAATCCATCGACGGCGACGAGAAAGCTCTTCCCGGTCTCGGCGTCCTGTTCGAGATGATCTGGAAAGACAGCGGCGGCCAGGAACAGCAGCAATTGATCGGCAAGCTGTACGGGCATCTCCATTCATCGTAA
- a CDS encoding TrkA family potassium uptake protein: MRKKQYTVIGMGRFGSSVAQSLSEMGFEVLAIDSDEQRIQEISPVVTHAVTADTTDEEALRALGVRNFDVVVVAIGEDIQASILTTLILKDLGVPYLIVKAQNELHGKVLSKIGADRVVFPERDMGLRVAHHLISPNVLDFIELSPDYGIIEIQAPPAMVGRTLKQLDIRARHRCNIMAIKTHGKMDISPMPDHVIEADEVLVVVGANRDLTGLEVAYSVEEELNRK, encoded by the coding sequence ATGCGCAAAAAACAATATACCGTGATCGGCATGGGCAGGTTCGGCTCCAGCGTAGCCCAATCCCTGTCCGAGATGGGATTCGAAGTGCTTGCGATCGACAGCGACGAGCAGCGGATCCAGGAGATCTCTCCCGTCGTCACCCATGCGGTCACGGCGGACACGACGGATGAAGAAGCTCTGCGCGCTCTCGGCGTCCGCAACTTCGACGTCGTCGTCGTCGCCATCGGAGAGGACATTCAGGCCAGCATCCTGACGACGCTGATCCTGAAGGATCTGGGAGTCCCCTATTTGATCGTCAAAGCCCAAAACGAGCTGCACGGCAAAGTGCTCAGCAAAATCGGAGCGGACCGCGTCGTGTTCCCGGAGCGGGACATGGGCCTGCGCGTGGCCCATCACCTGATCTCGCCCAATGTGCTGGACTTCATCGAGCTGTCCCCGGACTACGGCATCATCGAGATCCAGGCTCCACCCGCCATGGTCGGGCGCACGCTCAAGCAGCTGGATATACGGGCCAGGCATCGCTGCAACATCATGGCCATCAAAACGCATGGGAAGATGGATATATCCCCGATGCCGGATCATGTCATCGAAGCGGATGAAGTGCTTGTCGTCGTCGGGGCGAACCGCGATCTGACCGGCCTCGAGGTCGCCTATTCCGTCGAGGAGGAATTGAACCGGAAGTGA
- a CDS encoding RNA methyltransferase, with protein MISEPLTSTSNSRVKAWTALLDAKGRKRSGQFLAEGVHMVKEALLCGAAVGTIVYDAGRGMPAELEPLLRDSAAELVPASAAVMAKCTGTDSPPPVFAVVDKPSHDEAALHKPDALVVVLDAVRDPGNAGTIIRSADAAGADAVILGRGCVDLYNPKTVRSTMGSLFHLPVLEMDLAEALPQARERGMLLAGTSLQAARSCYECDFTVPVWLLFGNEAEGLSRQTQDQLDLGIIIPMKGRSESLNVAMAATVVLYEALRQREHASGK; from the coding sequence GTGATTAGCGAACCGTTGACCTCAACCTCCAATTCCCGTGTAAAGGCATGGACAGCCTTGCTGGATGCCAAGGGCCGCAAGCGCAGCGGCCAATTCCTCGCTGAAGGCGTCCATATGGTCAAAGAAGCGCTTCTATGCGGAGCCGCCGTCGGCACGATCGTATACGATGCCGGCCGAGGCATGCCTGCCGAGCTGGAGCCGCTGCTTCGCGATTCGGCCGCGGAGCTGGTCCCTGCGTCGGCCGCGGTCATGGCCAAATGCACCGGAACGGATTCGCCGCCGCCGGTGTTCGCCGTCGTCGACAAGCCGTCCCACGACGAAGCGGCGCTGCACAAGCCGGACGCGCTTGTCGTCGTGCTCGATGCCGTCCGCGATCCCGGCAATGCGGGCACGATCATCCGCAGCGCGGATGCGGCCGGAGCCGATGCCGTCATTCTCGGCCGCGGCTGCGTCGATCTCTACAACCCCAAGACCGTCCGCTCGACGATGGGCAGCCTGTTCCATCTTCCGGTGCTGGAGATGGATCTCGCCGAGGCGCTGCCGCAAGCTCGGGAGCGGGGCATGCTGCTGGCCGGAACGAGCCTGCAGGCGGCGAGAAGCTGTTATGAATGCGACTTCACCGTGCCGGTATGGCTGCTCTTCGGCAATGAAGCCGAAGGCTTGTCCCGGCAGACGCAGGACCAGCTGGACCTCGGCATCATCATCCCAATGAAGGGCCGAAGCGAATCGCTCAACGTCGCGATGGCGGCGACGGTGGTGTTGTATGAGGCGCTGCGCCAGCGGGAGCATGCTTCCGGCAAGTAG
- a CDS encoding DinB family protein, translating to MKTIKSMMDHLYWANGRILDALEESGTNNQDLLKLVRHIAVAEQVWLSRLQGKSSKQYSLWEVEEDLSAIRTMFQENAERYRVYIDGLEESKLDEVIDYANQSGVPFRASVRDILLQVLLHGHYHRGQINRGLRIESAEPVQVDYILFAKL from the coding sequence ATGAAGACGATCAAGAGCATGATGGACCATCTGTACTGGGCGAATGGACGAATCCTGGACGCGCTTGAGGAAAGCGGGACGAACAACCAGGACCTTCTGAAGTTGGTGCGGCACATCGCGGTCGCGGAACAAGTCTGGCTGTCCCGGCTGCAAGGCAAGAGCAGCAAGCAATATTCGCTGTGGGAGGTCGAGGAGGACCTGTCGGCAATTCGGACGATGTTCCAGGAAAATGCCGAGCGATATCGCGTTTATATCGATGGGCTCGAGGAATCCAAGCTGGACGAGGTGATCGATTACGCGAACCAGAGCGGGGTTCCGTTCCGAGCGTCCGTTCGGGACATCCTGCTGCAGGTCCTCCTGCATGGGCACTATCACCGGGGACAGATCAACCGGGGACTTCGGATCGAATCGGCAGAGCCTGTCCAAGTCGATTACATCCTGTTCGCGAAGCTTTAA
- a CDS encoding SDR family oxidoreductase, producing the protein MSKRTAVITGGASGIGRAAALKFASKGDRVIVADFNEAGGSETVELIRAAGGEAAFVQVDVSSQESVKNLVDTAVATYGSLEVMFNNAGIGGAGPVLDQNMDLYHKTIAVNQHGVAYGIIEAGRKMKELGVKGAIINTASVFGFLASPGTFAYHATKGAVIMMSKSAALELAPHGIRVVAVAPGAVDTPIIQGYKNSGLLDSMKAKVMGGELTKPESVANSVYLLSLEEADAINGSVVMVDQGYASFK; encoded by the coding sequence ATGTCCAAACGCACAGCGGTTATTACAGGCGGAGCCAGCGGTATCGGCAGAGCGGCCGCGCTCAAATTCGCATCCAAGGGTGATCGGGTCATCGTAGCGGACTTCAACGAGGCCGGCGGCAGCGAAACGGTCGAGCTGATCCGCGCAGCCGGCGGCGAAGCGGCTTTTGTCCAGGTCGACGTTTCCTCCCAGGAAAGCGTGAAGAATCTGGTGGACACGGCTGTCGCCACTTACGGCAGCCTGGAAGTCATGTTCAACAACGCCGGCATCGGCGGCGCGGGTCCGGTCTTGGACCAGAACATGGACCTTTATCATAAAACGATTGCCGTCAACCAGCACGGCGTCGCCTACGGCATCATCGAGGCCGGCCGCAAGATGAAGGAGCTGGGCGTCAAAGGCGCCATCATCAATACGGCATCCGTATTCGGCTTCCTCGCCTCCCCCGGAACCTTCGCTTACCACGCGACGAAAGGCGCCGTCATCATGATGAGCAAGTCGGCCGCTCTGGAGCTTGCCCCTCACGGCATCCGCGTCGTCGCCGTCGCTCCCGGAGCGGTCGATACGCCGATCATCCAAGGCTACAAAAACTCCGGCCTGCTCGACAGCATGAAAGCCAAGGTCATGGGCGGCGAGCTGACCAAGCCGGAGAGCGTCGCGAATTCCGTGTACCTGCTGTCTCTGGAAGAAGCCGATGCCATCAACGGCAGCGTCGTCATGGTCGATCAAGGGTACGCTTCGTTCAAATAA
- a CDS encoding LysR family transcriptional regulator, with protein MNFDQLEMITEVARTGTVSEAAAQLHLSAAAISRAITRLEQELGVQLFVRSRTGAAITEEGRRIVRQAERILGEAEELLAEAGRCQKLVNAKVRISTVPAPTWLLVHALLEVREEIPSLELEIGEKGTQEVIEDIRQGKADIGLIVSEADAKYPDIRLEKIADGQMALGVGREHSLVSRASVTMKDLERLPLVIYPDKHLEAIVAALGPAANVLFRTNNRDALLLAVRRNMAATLGTDYSFRGIQEEAGADIIAVPLSIQTDSDLSLWLVRPRDRKPSQAVRLLAGRLRRLLKKRMRE; from the coding sequence ATGAATTTCGATCAGCTGGAAATGATAACAGAGGTTGCAAGAACGGGGACGGTGTCCGAGGCGGCCGCTCAGCTTCATCTCAGCGCTGCCGCCATCAGCCGCGCCATTACGAGGCTGGAGCAGGAGCTGGGCGTGCAGCTGTTCGTGCGCTCGCGCACCGGAGCGGCCATAACGGAGGAAGGGCGCCGAATCGTCAGGCAGGCGGAGCGGATACTGGGCGAGGCGGAAGAGCTGCTGGCCGAGGCGGGAAGATGCCAAAAGCTGGTCAATGCGAAAGTGCGCATTTCGACGGTTCCGGCTCCTACCTGGCTGCTCGTCCATGCTTTGCTTGAGGTTAGAGAGGAAATTCCTTCGCTGGAGCTGGAGATCGGAGAAAAGGGCACTCAGGAGGTCATTGAGGATATTCGCCAAGGGAAGGCGGACATCGGCCTCATCGTATCCGAGGCCGATGCGAAATACCCCGATATAAGGCTGGAGAAAATCGCCGACGGCCAGATGGCGCTTGGAGTCGGTAGGGAGCATTCCCTGGTGTCGCGGGCTTCCGTAACCATGAAGGATCTCGAGCGGCTTCCCCTGGTCATCTACCCGGACAAGCATCTTGAAGCAATCGTTGCAGCCTTGGGTCCGGCGGCCAACGTGCTGTTCCGCACCAACAACCGCGATGCGCTTCTGCTTGCCGTACGAAGGAATATGGCCGCCACCCTCGGAACGGATTATTCCTTCCGCGGCATCCAGGAAGAAGCCGGTGCGGATATCATCGCGGTGCCGTTGTCGATCCAGACGGACTCGGATCTAAGTCTATGGCTGGTCAGGCCGCGCGACCGCAAGCCGTCCCAAGCGGTCCGCCTGCTGGCCGGAAGGCTCCGCAGGCTGTTGAAGAAGCGGATGCGCGAATAG
- a CDS encoding alpha-glucosidase, whose protein sequence is MQTASIKWWKEAVAYQIYPRSFMDSNGDGIGDLQGIISKLDYLKGLGIGIIWICPVFQSPNDDNGYDISDYQDIMAEFGTMEDFDLLLEEVHARGMKLILDLVINHTSDEHPWFIESRSGKDNPKRDYYIWRDPAADGSEPNNWESIFSGPAWEFDEKSGQYFMHIFSRRQPDLNWENPEVRKELYGMVNWWLDKGIDGFRVDAISHIKKIPGLADMPNPDNLKYVPSFDGHMNREGIHEFLEELKQETFAKYDIVTVGEANGVKVQDAEVWVGEDKGAFNMIFQFEHLGLWNKSVAGGIDLAQLKSTLTRWQKGLEGMGWNALFLENHDQPRSVSTWGDDGVYWKESSKSLATMYFLMQGTPFIYQGQEIGMTNVQFPSIDDYNDVAIKNLYRFETENGMSHDEIMRIIWKTGRDNSRTPMQWSREENGGFTSGTPWLKANPNYSEINVQQAMEDPDSIYHHYKRLIRLRAENLAAVYGTYDLILADHPQIYAYTRTYGDEKLLVLCNLFPVEATGQLPEEYGFRPSELLLANYLTDAEENIAEIVLKPYESRVYKLAGVQGSAGNVDGLKPPAAADGPSSIIETV, encoded by the coding sequence ATGCAAACCGCATCCATCAAATGGTGGAAAGAAGCTGTGGCCTATCAGATTTATCCGCGTTCCTTCATGGACAGCAACGGAGACGGAATCGGAGATCTGCAGGGCATCATCTCCAAGCTCGACTATCTCAAGGGGCTGGGCATCGGCATCATTTGGATCTGCCCCGTCTTCCAATCGCCGAATGACGACAACGGTTACGATATTTCCGACTATCAGGACATCATGGCCGAGTTCGGCACGATGGAGGATTTCGATCTCCTGCTGGAAGAAGTGCATGCCAGAGGAATGAAGCTTATTCTCGACCTGGTCATCAACCACACCTCCGACGAGCATCCATGGTTCATCGAGTCGCGCTCCGGCAAGGACAATCCCAAGCGGGATTACTACATTTGGCGCGATCCTGCGGCGGACGGCAGCGAGCCGAACAACTGGGAGAGCATCTTCAGCGGCCCGGCCTGGGAATTCGACGAAAAGAGCGGACAGTATTTCATGCATATCTTTTCCCGCCGCCAGCCGGATCTGAATTGGGAAAATCCCGAGGTCCGCAAAGAGCTGTACGGAATGGTGAACTGGTGGCTGGACAAAGGCATCGACGGCTTCCGTGTCGACGCCATCTCGCATATCAAGAAGATCCCGGGACTTGCGGATATGCCGAATCCCGACAATCTGAAGTATGTCCCTTCCTTCGACGGGCACATGAACCGCGAGGGCATCCATGAGTTCCTGGAAGAGCTGAAGCAAGAGACGTTCGCGAAATACGATATCGTCACCGTCGGCGAAGCCAACGGCGTCAAGGTCCAGGATGCCGAGGTATGGGTCGGCGAGGACAAAGGCGCGTTCAATATGATTTTCCAATTCGAGCATCTGGGCCTGTGGAACAAGAGCGTTGCCGGCGGCATCGATCTGGCGCAGCTGAAGTCGACGCTTACCCGCTGGCAAAAAGGGCTGGAAGGAATGGGATGGAACGCCCTGTTCCTGGAAAACCATGACCAGCCGCGCTCCGTGTCCACCTGGGGCGACGATGGCGTCTATTGGAAGGAATCGTCCAAGTCGCTGGCGACGATGTATTTCCTGATGCAGGGTACGCCGTTCATCTATCAGGGCCAGGAGATCGGCATGACGAATGTCCAGTTCCCTTCCATCGATGATTACAATGACGTAGCCATCAAGAACCTGTACCGGTTCGAAACGGAAAACGGCATGAGCCATGACGAGATCATGCGGATCATCTGGAAAACCGGACGCGACAATTCCCGCACACCGATGCAGTGGAGCCGGGAAGAGAACGGGGGCTTCACGTCCGGAACGCCGTGGCTCAAGGCCAATCCGAATTATTCGGAGATCAACGTCCAGCAGGCGATGGAGGATCCGGATTCCATCTACCATCATTACAAACGCCTGATTCGGCTGCGCGCGGAAAATCTCGCCGCCGTATACGGGACTTACGACCTGATTCTGGCCGACCATCCGCAGATATACGCCTATACGAGAACGTATGGAGACGAAAAGCTGCTCGTTCTCTGCAATCTGTTCCCTGTCGAGGCGACCGGACAGCTTCCCGAAGAATACGGCTTCCGTCCTTCCGAGCTGCTGCTGGCCAACTACTTGACGGATGCCGAAGAAAATATCGCTGAAATCGTGCTGAAGCCTTACGAGTCCAGAGTGTACAAGCTGGCCGGCGTGCAGGGAAGCGCAGGCAATGTAGATGGACTGAAGCCTCCTGCGGCAGCGGATGGCCCTTCATCCATCATTGAAACGGTCTAG
- a CDS encoding branched-chain amino acid ABC transporter substrate-binding protein has protein sequence MNSKGIGKGKGLAAIVMVMALAAGCGSGNSDSPSNQGGGANSGGQVIKIASQSPLSGGSSIQGEAIKLGAQLSLDDHKDEFSKLGFTLELVPYDDQSDAKKGVANAEQIGADQAVVGVIGHLNSGVSIPSSVVYEKYNLPMISPASTATEFTDRKLKAANRVVARDDFQGPAGAQYAVETLKAKNIFVIQDKTAYGQGLAEAFRDAAKEAGATIVGYEGITVGEKDFNGVLTTVQSKKPDLIFFGGMYAEGALLVKQAKDKGITAPLMGGDALDSSGMADIAGQDVAGTLYSSVAGDITKSNKEWADSYQAKFSKGPEGYSVYAYDSMSVMLAAVKKSIEDNGGKLPAREKIRDAVRATKDFEGVATKVSFDDKGDNLYAKVFIYKFEGASYPGSMISEVSQ, from the coding sequence ATGAATTCAAAGGGGATTGGAAAAGGAAAAGGGCTTGCCGCGATCGTGATGGTGATGGCATTGGCAGCGGGATGCGGCTCCGGAAACAGCGATTCGCCATCGAATCAAGGGGGCGGGGCCAATAGCGGCGGACAGGTCATCAAGATCGCTTCGCAGTCTCCGCTGTCAGGCGGAAGCTCGATTCAGGGAGAGGCGATCAAGCTCGGAGCCCAGCTGTCGCTCGACGACCACAAGGACGAGTTCTCCAAGCTGGGCTTCACGCTTGAGCTGGTCCCCTACGATGACCAGAGCGATGCCAAGAAGGGCGTTGCCAACGCCGAGCAGATCGGCGCCGACCAGGCCGTCGTGGGCGTCATCGGCCATCTTAATTCCGGCGTTTCCATCCCCTCCTCCGTCGTCTATGAAAAATACAATCTGCCGATGATTTCGCCCGCCAGCACGGCGACGGAGTTCACCGACCGCAAGCTCAAGGCGGCCAACCGGGTCGTCGCGCGCGACGACTTCCAGGGCCCTGCCGGAGCCCAATACGCGGTGGAGACGCTGAAAGCCAAAAACATCTTTGTCATTCAGGACAAGACGGCTTACGGCCAGGGACTGGCCGAAGCTTTCCGGGATGCGGCCAAGGAAGCGGGAGCAACCATCGTCGGGTATGAGGGGATAACGGTCGGGGAGAAGGACTTCAACGGCGTGCTGACGACTGTCCAGAGCAAGAAGCCGGATCTCATCTTCTTCGGGGGGATGTATGCGGAGGGCGCCCTGCTGGTGAAGCAGGCGAAGGACAAAGGGATCACAGCTCCGCTCATGGGCGGCGACGCGCTGGATTCCTCCGGCATGGCGGACATCGCCGGACAGGATGTCGCCGGCACCTTGTACAGTTCCGTCGCGGGGGACATCACGAAGTCCAACAAGGAGTGGGCGGACAGCTACCAGGCGAAATTCAGCAAAGGGCCGGAAGGCTACTCGGTCTATGCCTATGATTCGATGTCGGTCATGCTGGCCGCCGTCAAGAAGAGCATCGAGGACAACGGGGGCAAGCTGCCTGCCCGCGAGAAGATCCGCGACGCGGTGCGGGCGACGAAGGATTTTGAAGGCGTAGCGACTAAAGTGAGCTTTGACGACAAAGGCGACAATCTGTATGCCAAAGTATTCATCTACAAATTCGAAGGAGCTTCCTATCCGGGCAGCATGATATCGGAGGTCAGCCAGTAA
- a CDS encoding branched-chain amino acid ABC transporter permease, with protein sequence MMNDILHTLPQVLIDGLALGAIYAVVALGYTMVYGILELINFAHGEIFMTGAFVGTAVLLAAQGTGLASSLPPWLFYLLILLIAMMFTGALGVGIERVAYRPLRKAPKLISLIAAFGVSFVLQDVVRFIAELRTGNYIVSSSSLYGERMSLPASSISSLFGDATVKTNTLIILGAALLLMAALDRFVNRSKWGVAMRAVAQDRETASLMSINVNKIIVLTFFIGSALGGATGVLFAQQYGTIDPYIGFILGMKAFTAAVLGGIGNIRGAMFGGFVIGILEMFASSNLGTLTGGSFGAEYKDVFAFSILIIVLIFKPEGLFGRAVKEKV encoded by the coding sequence ATGATGAACGACATCCTGCATACGCTTCCCCAGGTGCTGATCGACGGCTTGGCGCTCGGAGCGATCTACGCGGTAGTGGCGCTAGGCTACACGATGGTATATGGAATTCTTGAGCTCATCAATTTCGCGCACGGAGAAATTTTCATGACAGGGGCTTTCGTCGGCACGGCTGTGCTGCTCGCCGCCCAAGGAACGGGACTCGCCTCCAGCCTGCCGCCGTGGCTGTTCTATCTGCTCATCCTGCTGATCGCGATGATGTTCACCGGAGCGCTCGGTGTCGGCATCGAGCGGGTGGCTTACCGCCCGCTGCGCAAGGCTCCGAAGCTGATCTCGCTCATTGCCGCCTTCGGCGTCTCCTTCGTCCTTCAGGACGTCGTCCGCTTCATCGCAGAGCTGCGGACAGGCAACTACATCGTGAGCAGCAGCTCCCTATATGGGGAGCGGATGAGCCTGCCCGCCTCCTCCATCAGCAGCCTATTCGGCGACGCCACCGTCAAAACGAACACCCTCATCATTCTCGGAGCGGCTCTGCTGCTCATGGCCGCCCTGGACCGGTTCGTCAACCGGAGCAAATGGGGCGTGGCGATGAGAGCCGTCGCCCAAGACCGCGAGACGGCTTCCCTCATGTCCATCAATGTGAACAAGATCATCGTCCTGACCTTCTTCATCGGCTCGGCGCTAGGCGGAGCCACCGGCGTGCTGTTCGCCCAGCAGTACGGGACAATCGATCCCTATATCGGCTTCATTCTCGGCATGAAAGCGTTCACGGCAGCCGTTCTGGGAGGAATCGGCAACATCCGCGGCGCGATGTTCGGCGGCTTCGTCATCGGCATTCTGGAGATGTTCGCCTCCTCGAACCTCGGGACGCTGACCGGCGGCAGCTTCGGAGCCGAATACAAGGACGTCTTCGCCTTCTCCATTCTCATCATCGTCCTGATCTTCAAACCCGAGGGCCTGTTCGGCAGAGCCGTCAAAGAGAAAGTGTAG
- a CDS encoding branched-chain amino acid ABC transporter permease, whose translation MQIKATRERISGSKSAQAGLLAAFVVVTSAAVYLMDKSVLAFLLLLGSLLMLYYTSFANGIKWASAGILLLLVIPFAASGGSSHEAYMEVAAQCGIYVAMALGLNIVVGFAGLLDMGFVAFFAVGAYTYGIFATAQANHFISGSLFPLPGGSFWLFILLGGFMAGIFGILLGLPVLRVKGDYLAIVTLGFGEIIRIIFNNMEKPVNITNGAMGLSSIQPPDLFGFKFTFPHQFYFIVIGILALVIFAVRRLEHSRLGRSWKAVRENEIAAQSMGIPLIRTKLTAFAIGASFSGMMGVVFAAKQTFIDPTSFTLVESTTILVMVVLGGMGSVPGVILGASLITILNLQVLTELTSALNALSSNGYIGIPTALSPSKMQRLIFGLILILFAIFRPNGLIRARNRKVSLESVAGSGGAYAAPAGRTAIRK comes from the coding sequence ATGCAAATCAAGGCAACCCGCGAGAGGATTTCCGGCAGCAAGTCCGCGCAGGCGGGGCTTCTGGCTGCTTTTGTCGTCGTGACCTCCGCTGCCGTCTATCTGATGGACAAATCCGTCCTCGCCTTCCTGCTGCTGCTCGGCTCGCTGCTGATGCTGTATTACACGAGCTTCGCAAACGGCATCAAGTGGGCGTCTGCCGGCATCCTGCTGCTGCTGGTCATTCCCTTCGCGGCCTCCGGAGGATCGTCGCACGAGGCTTACATGGAAGTCGCGGCTCAATGCGGCATTTATGTCGCCATGGCGCTCGGCCTCAACATCGTCGTCGGCTTTGCCGGACTTCTGGATATGGGCTTCGTCGCTTTTTTCGCGGTCGGGGCGTACACCTACGGCATCTTCGCCACGGCGCAGGCGAACCATTTCATTTCCGGCAGCCTGTTCCCGCTGCCGGGCGGCAGCTTCTGGCTCTTTATCCTGCTGGGCGGCTTCATGGCCGGCATCTTCGGCATCCTGCTCGGACTGCCCGTGCTTCGCGTCAAAGGCGACTATCTGGCCATCGTCACGCTGGGATTCGGAGAAATCATCCGGATCATCTTCAACAATATGGAGAAGCCGGTCAACATCACCAACGGGGCGATGGGCCTGTCCTCCATCCAGCCGCCGGATTTGTTCGGCTTCAAGTTCACGTTTCCCCATCAATTTTACTTTATCGTGATCGGGATTCTTGCCCTTGTCATCTTCGCGGTCCGCAGGCTGGAGCATTCCCGGCTCGGGCGATCGTGGAAGGCGGTCCGCGAGAACGAGATCGCCGCGCAGTCGATGGGCATCCCCTTGATCCGGACCAAGCTGACCGCCTTTGCGATCGGAGCTTCCTTCTCCGGCATGATGGGCGTCGTATTTGCCGCCAAGCAGACGTTCATCGATCCGACGAGCTTCACGCTCGTGGAATCGACGACGATCCTCGTCATGGTCGTGCTGGGCGGAATGGGCAGCGTGCCGGGGGTGATATTGGGCGCGAGCCTCATCACGATCCTGAATCTGCAGGTGCTGACCGAACTGACGAGCGCGCTGAACGCCTTGTCCAGCAACGGCTACATCGGGATTCCTACGGCGCTGTCCCCTTCCAAAATGCAGCGGCTGATATTCGGGCTGATCCTGATCCTGTTCGCGATATTCCGGCCGAACGGCCTGATCCGGGCGCGCAACCGCAAAGTCAGCCTGGAATCCGTCGCTGGAAGCGGCGGCGCCTATGCGGCGCCTGCCGGCAGGACGGCCATCCGCAAGTGA
- a CDS encoding ABC transporter ATP-binding protein: MAILTVTNLKKRFGGLVAVNGVDYSFPRGEISAVIGPNGAGKTTFFNLITGIYVPDGGRIELDGKSLVRVKPHVIAKLGIARTFQNIRLFGSMSVLENVMVGMHIHLKSGIPGTILGLGKVRQEEQEAGREAYRLLQYVGLEKHFNEEASSLPYGAQRRLEIARALAVKPKVLLLDEPAAGMNPRETAELTALIRRMQRELELTIILIEHDMKLVMRLAEHILVLDHGEKIAEGGPAAIRDNPQVIEAYLGKSAVEEGVMA, from the coding sequence ATGGCGATATTGACGGTAACAAATCTCAAGAAGCGCTTCGGCGGCCTCGTTGCCGTGAATGGAGTGGACTACAGCTTTCCGAGAGGAGAAATATCGGCGGTCATCGGTCCCAACGGGGCAGGGAAAACGACCTTCTTCAATCTGATCACCGGCATCTATGTTCCGGACGGGGGCCGCATCGAGCTGGACGGGAAATCCCTGGTAAGGGTCAAGCCGCATGTGATCGCAAAGCTCGGCATCGCGCGGACGTTCCAGAACATCCGTCTGTTCGGAAGCATGAGCGTCCTGGAAAACGTCATGGTCGGCATGCACATCCATCTCAAGTCGGGGATACCGGGCACTATTCTGGGATTGGGCAAGGTGCGCCAGGAGGAGCAGGAAGCGGGGCGGGAGGCTTACCGGCTGCTCCAGTATGTAGGCCTTGAAAAGCACTTCAACGAGGAGGCATCCAGCTTGCCCTACGGCGCGCAAAGGAGGCTTGAAATCGCCCGGGCTCTTGCCGTCAAGCCGAAGGTGCTGCTGCTGGACGAGCCGGCGGCGGGGATGAATCCGCGCGAGACGGCCGAGCTGACCGCGCTGATCCGCAGGATGCAGCGGGAGCTCGAGCTGACGATTATCCTGATCGAGCATGACATGAAGCTGGTCATGCGGCTGGCCGAGCATATCCTCGTGCTCGACCATGGCGAGAAGATCGCGGAAGGAGGCCCGGCCGCCATCCGCGACAATCCCCAAGTCATCGAAGCCTATTTGGGCAAAAGCGCCGTGGAAGAGGGGGTGATGGCATGA
- a CDS encoding ABC transporter ATP-binding protein, with the protein MSLLVLDRVQAYYGGIEALKGISLTVGEGEIVTLIGSNGAGKSTTLKSICGQVKTSGEIRFKGKAVASWLPHEVAAAGIAHVPEGRRIFPKLTVKENLEMGAFSFKDKALVKERIEQAFAYFPRLKERYRQAGGTMSGGEQQMLAIARGLMMKPDILLLDEPSMGLAPVLVDQIFDIIRELNASGMTILLVEQNAYHALQIADRGYVIQTGEITMQGKASALIADEQVKESYLA; encoded by the coding sequence ATGAGCTTGCTGGTGCTGGACCGGGTGCAGGCTTATTACGGAGGAATCGAAGCGCTGAAGGGAATTTCGCTGACCGTCGGCGAAGGCGAGATCGTCACCTTGATCGGATCCAACGGAGCCGGCAAGTCCACCACGCTGAAGTCGATATGCGGACAGGTCAAAACCTCGGGAGAGATCCGCTTCAAAGGGAAGGCGGTCGCCTCCTGGCTGCCCCATGAGGTCGCGGCTGCCGGCATCGCCCACGTCCCGGAGGGCAGACGGATTTTTCCGAAGCTTACGGTCAAGGAGAACCTGGAGATGGGAGCTTTTTCCTTCAAGGACAAAGCTCTCGTCAAGGAGAGGATCGAGCAGGCGTTCGCGTATTTCCCGCGGCTCAAGGAAAGGTACCGGCAGGCGGGCGGCACGATGAGCGGAGGGGAGCAGCAGATGCTGGCGATCGCCCGCGGACTGATGATGAAGCCGGATATCCTGCTGCTCGACGAGCCGTCGATGGGGCTCGCGCCTGTGCTTGTCGATCAGATCTTCGACATCATCCGGGAGCTCAACGCTTCCGGCATGACGATCCTGCTCGTGGAGCAGAACGCTTACCACGCGCTGCAGATCGCGGATCGGGGCTATGTCATCCAGACCGGGGAAATTACGATGCAGGGCAAGGCGTCCGCGCTCATCGCCGATGAGCAGGTCAAGGAAAGCTACTTGGCGTAG